One region of Anaeromyxobacter paludicola genomic DNA includes:
- a CDS encoding AMP-binding protein — MSDHRHLHGQGLRPPSPALPRSEGEGGTARHPLSPRGGDGREAGAAPLDVGAALRGRSLLLTGATGFVGKVTLSMLLHRYPEVGRIFVLVRPGTGGSAETRFFGKVAPSRPFDPLREAHGAGFERLLRDKCVPLAGDVTAPLLGLSEADLARLEGLGAVIHCAGLVDFNPSLDLALKVNVRGAGHAAELCRRTGAALLHVSTCYVAGNRDGVVFEDEPVQGYFPRREGVAARPKAPPLAAADFELQAELADCERRIARVRDEAEDRVNLSAFRAAAAERLRAEGRDPADEKALRLAVGREKRLWISQRLVDLGMDRARHWGWPNTYTFTKSLGEQEVAAAGVRAAIVRPSIVESALRYPFPGWNEGFTTSAPLAFVGLEGHRTFPAAEKLILDVVPVDLVAAGIIAVAADLLAAAPHASSPACLLPSPAPAGEVQGGGSPPLQVFHLATGDVNPLWMRRCVDLTGLYRRRFYKEREEGHRAWNELLSRFEPYPASRGHYEAFSAPALRRLARKASALVREGAPRWGAPRLSALAGRVADGLDEVEAQLARTEALWELYLPFVWENRYVFRCAGIRALRARLPEADRARLPWDPEQLDWRTYWLDVHMKGLEEWVFPGLEEESRKKVHAVKQPRDLLELLDAACDAWPRRVALRMSGAEKERFTFGELRAFAEQTARHLAAQGVAKGDRVLLACENRPEWAAAWFGIVRAGAVAVPVDAALTRAELETLAQAASARLALLSEEVSARLDAPAALGPARAVPLAAALGGADHPLPPRAVSPDDAASLIFTSGTTGAPKGVLLSHRNFTALVTRLAGIFDVGPGDGLLSVLPLHHTFEFACGLLTPLSRGAEVEYLDELTADTLGDALASGRVTAMIGVPALWSMLHRRITQELTARPGLAAEAARGLMKANAALRDELGVNLGKLLFWPVHHRLGGRLRILVSGGSALQPEVQRAFHELGFDLYEGYGLTEAAPVLAVSRPEDGARAGSVGRPLPGVELRIDAPDADGVGEVLARGPNVMLGYFRRGADEPEVDRALTAEVLEDGWLRTGDLGRLEPDGRLTLVGRKKDVIIDADGKNVHPDEVEELYRADGLLKELSVVGLPDGGGEKVALLAVPEYEGRDRDEVRRRVEAHLRQVSARLPFPKRVKVWHLVDEPLPRTSTRKVKRREVQAILRRLEAAAQKGRRVREQPGRGDGWLLELLAEVSRRPRGEVTPAARLAGDLGFDSLMHTELAAALEEAGVPAGIAEQAAQAETVGDLSRLVAGAAAGRREARGDEPAPEREGAPAELPVPPLVAALGRKLLAVGQQALYRDAYRLKVTGAAYVPCDRNFIVVANHASHLDMGLVKVALGDAGAKLAALAAKDYFFDTRWKRAYFENFTHLIPMERAGSVRRSLRAAEEALRRGLHLLVFPEGTRSRDGRMAPFKATAGWLALTCGVDVLPLYIHGTHEALPPGSVLPRRAQLEVRIGQPIPVAELRRRTAALPKGDAYKAATQVLEEAVRRLGGLPPAEASEVRPLPAPPPPAGEGEASGPLFSDQASSKRSPLSAAKAEPQLSPLSPRGGEGQGEGARPAAPLSAAPEDLP; from the coding sequence CGGCGCCGGGTTCGAGCGGCTCCTGCGCGACAAGTGCGTGCCGCTCGCCGGCGACGTGACCGCGCCGCTCCTCGGCCTCTCCGAGGCCGACCTCGCCCGGCTCGAGGGGCTCGGCGCCGTGATCCACTGCGCCGGGCTGGTGGACTTCAACCCCTCGCTCGACCTCGCGCTCAAGGTGAACGTCCGCGGGGCGGGCCACGCGGCCGAGCTCTGCCGCCGGACCGGCGCGGCGCTCCTGCACGTCTCGACCTGCTACGTCGCCGGGAACCGCGACGGCGTGGTGTTCGAGGACGAGCCGGTGCAGGGCTACTTCCCGCGCCGCGAGGGCGTGGCCGCCCGGCCCAAGGCGCCGCCGCTCGCGGCGGCCGACTTCGAGCTCCAGGCGGAGCTCGCCGACTGCGAGCGGCGCATCGCCCGCGTGCGCGACGAGGCGGAGGATCGGGTGAACCTCTCGGCCTTCCGCGCCGCCGCCGCCGAGCGGCTCCGGGCGGAGGGGCGCGACCCGGCCGACGAGAAGGCGCTCCGGCTCGCGGTGGGGCGCGAGAAGCGGCTCTGGATCTCGCAGCGGCTCGTGGACCTCGGCATGGACCGGGCGCGCCACTGGGGCTGGCCGAACACCTACACCTTCACGAAGTCGCTCGGCGAGCAAGAGGTCGCGGCGGCCGGCGTCCGCGCCGCCATCGTCCGCCCGTCGATCGTGGAGAGCGCGCTCCGCTACCCGTTCCCCGGCTGGAACGAGGGGTTCACCACCAGCGCGCCGCTCGCCTTCGTGGGGCTCGAGGGGCACCGCACCTTCCCGGCGGCGGAGAAGCTCATCCTCGACGTGGTGCCGGTGGACCTGGTCGCCGCCGGGATCATCGCCGTCGCCGCGGACCTCCTCGCCGCGGCGCCTCACGCCAGCTCCCCCGCGTGCCTCCTCCCCTCTCCCGCGCCGGCGGGGGAGGTTCAGGGAGGGGGCTCACCCCCGCTCCAGGTCTTCCACCTCGCCACCGGCGACGTGAACCCGCTCTGGATGCGCCGGTGCGTGGACCTGACCGGCCTCTACCGGCGCCGCTTCTACAAGGAGCGCGAGGAGGGCCACCGGGCCTGGAACGAGCTCCTCTCCCGCTTCGAGCCCTACCCGGCGAGCCGCGGCCACTACGAGGCCTTCAGCGCGCCGGCGCTGCGGCGGCTCGCGCGGAAGGCGAGCGCGCTCGTCCGCGAGGGCGCGCCGCGCTGGGGCGCCCCGCGGCTCTCGGCGCTCGCGGGCCGGGTCGCCGACGGCCTCGACGAGGTCGAGGCGCAGCTGGCGCGGACCGAGGCGCTCTGGGAGCTCTACCTGCCCTTCGTCTGGGAGAACCGGTACGTCTTCCGCTGCGCCGGCATCCGCGCGCTCCGGGCCCGGCTCCCGGAGGCCGACCGGGCGCGCCTCCCGTGGGACCCGGAGCAGCTCGACTGGCGGACCTACTGGCTCGACGTCCACATGAAGGGGCTCGAGGAGTGGGTCTTCCCCGGGCTCGAGGAGGAGTCGCGGAAGAAGGTCCACGCGGTGAAGCAGCCGCGCGACCTGCTCGAGCTGCTCGACGCCGCCTGCGACGCCTGGCCCCGGCGCGTGGCGCTGCGCATGTCCGGCGCCGAGAAGGAGCGCTTCACCTTCGGGGAGCTGCGCGCCTTCGCCGAGCAAACCGCCCGCCACCTCGCCGCGCAGGGGGTGGCGAAGGGCGACCGGGTGCTCCTCGCCTGCGAGAACCGGCCGGAGTGGGCCGCCGCCTGGTTCGGGATCGTCCGCGCCGGCGCGGTGGCGGTGCCGGTGGACGCGGCGCTCACCCGGGCCGAGCTCGAGACCCTGGCCCAGGCCGCCTCGGCCCGGCTGGCGCTCCTCTCGGAGGAGGTCTCGGCCCGGCTCGACGCCCCGGCGGCCCTGGGCCCGGCCCGCGCCGTCCCGCTCGCCGCCGCGCTCGGCGGCGCCGACCACCCGCTCCCGCCCCGCGCCGTCTCCCCCGACGACGCCGCCTCGCTCATCTTCACGAGCGGCACCACCGGCGCGCCCAAGGGCGTCCTCCTCAGCCACCGGAACTTCACCGCCCTCGTGACCCGGCTCGCCGGGATCTTCGACGTGGGCCCCGGCGACGGCCTGCTCTCGGTGCTGCCGCTCCACCACACCTTCGAGTTCGCCTGCGGGCTCCTCACCCCGCTCTCGCGCGGCGCCGAGGTGGAGTACCTCGACGAGCTCACCGCCGACACGCTCGGCGACGCGCTCGCGAGCGGCCGCGTGACGGCGATGATCGGCGTCCCGGCGCTCTGGTCGATGCTGCACCGGCGCATCACCCAGGAGCTCACGGCCCGGCCCGGGCTGGCGGCGGAGGCGGCGCGCGGGCTCATGAAGGCCAACGCGGCGCTCCGCGACGAGCTCGGCGTGAACCTCGGCAAGCTCCTCTTCTGGCCGGTGCACCACCGGCTGGGCGGGCGGCTGCGGATCCTGGTCTCCGGCGGCTCGGCGCTGCAGCCCGAGGTGCAGCGGGCCTTCCACGAGCTCGGGTTCGACCTCTACGAGGGCTACGGGCTGACCGAGGCGGCGCCGGTGCTGGCGGTCTCGCGGCCGGAGGACGGCGCCCGGGCCGGCAGCGTGGGCCGCCCGCTCCCCGGAGTGGAGCTCCGCATCGACGCGCCCGACGCGGACGGCGTGGGCGAGGTGCTGGCGCGCGGGCCGAACGTGATGCTCGGCTACTTCCGGCGCGGCGCCGACGAGCCCGAGGTGGACCGGGCGCTCACCGCCGAGGTGCTCGAGGACGGCTGGCTGCGGACCGGCGACCTGGGCCGGCTCGAGCCGGACGGTCGGCTCACGCTGGTCGGCCGCAAGAAGGACGTCATCATCGACGCCGACGGGAAGAACGTCCACCCGGACGAGGTGGAGGAGCTGTACCGCGCCGACGGGCTGCTCAAGGAGCTCTCGGTGGTGGGGCTGCCCGACGGCGGGGGCGAGAAGGTGGCCCTGCTCGCCGTGCCCGAGTACGAGGGGCGCGACCGCGACGAGGTCCGCCGGCGGGTGGAGGCGCACCTGCGGCAGGTCTCGGCCCGGCTGCCCTTCCCGAAGCGGGTGAAGGTGTGGCACCTCGTGGACGAGCCGCTCCCGCGCACCTCCACCCGCAAGGTGAAGCGCCGCGAGGTGCAGGCCATCCTGCGGCGGCTCGAGGCGGCGGCGCAGAAGGGCCGGCGGGTCCGCGAGCAGCCGGGGCGCGGCGACGGCTGGCTCCTCGAGCTCTTGGCCGAGGTGTCGCGGCGGCCCCGCGGCGAGGTCACGCCGGCGGCGCGGCTCGCCGGCGACCTGGGCTTCGACTCGCTCATGCACACCGAGCTCGCGGCCGCGCTCGAGGAGGCCGGGGTGCCGGCCGGGATCGCCGAGCAGGCCGCGCAGGCCGAGACCGTCGGCGACCTCTCGCGGCTCGTCGCCGGCGCGGCGGCCGGCCGGCGGGAGGCGCGGGGCGACGAGCCCGCGCCGGAGCGGGAGGGCGCGCCGGCGGAGCTCCCGGTGCCCCCGCTCGTCGCGGCGCTCGGGCGCAAGCTCCTCGCCGTGGGGCAGCAGGCGCTCTACCGCGACGCCTACCGTCTGAAGGTCACCGGCGCGGCCTACGTGCCCTGCGACCGGAACTTCATCGTGGTGGCGAACCACGCGAGCCACCTCGACATGGGGCTCGTGAAGGTGGCCCTGGGCGACGCGGGCGCCAAGCTCGCCGCCCTGGCGGCGAAGGACTACTTCTTCGACACCCGCTGGAAGCGGGCCTACTTCGAGAACTTCACCCACCTCATCCCGATGGAGCGGGCCGGCTCGGTGCGCCGCAGCCTGCGCGCCGCCGAGGAGGCGCTGCGCCGCGGGCTCCACCTGCTCGTCTTCCCCGAGGGGACGCGCTCCCGCGACGGCCGGATGGCGCCGTTCAAGGCCACGGCGGGATGGCTCGCGCTCACCTGCGGGGTGGACGTGCTGCCGCTCTACATCCACGGCACGCACGAGGCGCTCCCGCCCGGGAGCGTCCTGCCGCGGCGCGCCCAGCTCGAGGTGCGCATCGGGCAGCCGATCCCGGTGGCGGAGCTGCGCCGGCGGACCGCCGCGCTGCCGAAGGGCGACGCCTACAAGGCGGCGACGCAGGTGCTGGAGGAGGCGGTGCGGCGGCTGGGAGGGCTCCCGCCCGCTGAGGCCTCCGAGGTCCGCCCCCTCCCCGCCCCTCCCCCGCCCGCGGGGGAGGGAGAAGCCTCGGGTCCCCTCTTCTCAGACCAGGCCAGCTCCAAGCGGTCTCCCCTCTCCGCAGCCAAGGCCGAGCCCCAGCTGTCTCCCCTCTCCCCCCGCGGGGGAGAGGGCCAGGGAGAGGGGGCCCGCCCCGCCGCGCCGCTCTCCGCCGCCCCGGAGGACCTGCCGTGA
- a CDS encoding NAD-dependent epimerase/dehydratase family protein, whose translation MKLLVTGATGFLGSHLLPLLAEAGHALRILARGPAPGPAALGAEVATAGLTDRDALRRALEGVDAVYHLAGQVEFDPDDPAALYDLHVQGTRVLLEEAAAAGVGRVILASSSGTIGLSREARVATEDDDYPLAVAAPWPYYLSKIFQEKAALRIHRDTGLPLVVLNPSLLLGPGDERLGSTVVVWKFLQRRVPAIPGGGLSLVDVRDAARAFAAALERGRPGERYLLGGHNLTFADLFGRLERLSGVSSPRLRLPPGVNVAGARLAERFHAWRGSESALDAPSVEMGERFFYVDSAKAARELGFAPRDLQETLFDTVRFLEARFGRPAGPSWAATSPRPPRP comes from the coding sequence GTGAAGCTGCTCGTGACCGGCGCCACCGGTTTCCTGGGCTCGCACCTGCTGCCCTTGCTCGCCGAGGCGGGGCACGCGCTCCGGATCCTCGCTCGCGGCCCGGCGCCGGGGCCGGCCGCGCTCGGCGCGGAGGTGGCGACCGCGGGGCTCACGGATCGCGACGCGCTCCGGCGCGCGCTCGAGGGCGTGGACGCGGTGTACCACCTCGCCGGCCAGGTGGAGTTCGACCCCGACGACCCCGCCGCGCTCTACGACCTGCACGTCCAGGGCACGCGGGTCCTGCTCGAGGAGGCCGCCGCGGCCGGCGTGGGCCGGGTGATCCTCGCCTCGTCCTCGGGGACCATCGGCCTCTCGCGCGAGGCGCGGGTGGCGACCGAGGACGACGACTACCCGCTCGCCGTCGCAGCGCCCTGGCCCTACTACCTCTCCAAGATCTTCCAGGAGAAGGCGGCGCTCCGGATCCACCGCGACACCGGGCTGCCGCTCGTGGTGCTGAACCCCTCGCTCCTGCTCGGCCCCGGCGACGAGCGGCTCGGCTCGACGGTCGTGGTCTGGAAGTTCCTCCAGCGGCGCGTGCCGGCCATCCCCGGCGGCGGCCTCTCCCTCGTGGACGTCCGCGACGCGGCCCGGGCCTTCGCCGCCGCGCTCGAGCGCGGCCGCCCCGGCGAGCGTTACCTGCTCGGCGGGCACAACCTCACCTTCGCCGACCTCTTCGGCCGGCTCGAGCGGCTCTCCGGCGTCTCCTCGCCGCGGCTGCGGCTCCCGCCCGGCGTGAACGTGGCCGGCGCCCGCCTCGCGGAGCGGTTCCACGCCTGGCGCGGCAGCGAGTCCGCGCTCGACGCGCCCTCCGTCGAGATGGGCGAGCGCTTCTTCTACGTGGACTCGGCGAAGGCCGCGCGCGAGCTCGGCTTCGCCCCCCGCGACCTCCAGGAGACGCTCTTCGACACGGTCCGCTTCCTCGAGGCGCGCTTCGGGCGTCCCGCCGGGCCGTCCTGGGCGGCTACATCACCCCGCCCGCCACGTCCCTGA